One window of the Anabaena sphaerica FACHB-251 genome contains the following:
- a CDS encoding extracellular solute-binding protein, with product MDRRSFLLGTSGLVVSQMLIGCNGKNQTQFNVQLLKGSIPGHVVNQFRKSLQSQASLKFVPINQIHDLFKQLQTWQQPEANKEGWRRFLPFTQSQKVSKSDLVTLGDYWLKAAIEQKLIQPLATEQIKQWSALNQKWQQLVKRDDQGNLNPQGQVWAAPYRWGNTVIIYNREKLQQFDWQPQDWDDLWRSELRSRISLLNHPREVIGLVLKKLGKSYNTENIAQISSLETELQTLNQQVKFYDSTTYLEPLITGDTWLAVGWSNDVIPVLTRYPKLSAVIPQSGTAIWADLWVQPAGVNKNNLLSEWVNFCWQPNIAKQITILTKTNTPIATNIAASDISEPLQNLLLINQELLDKSEFLLPLSAAATQKYDSLFKKMKNLG from the coding sequence ATGGATCGAAGGTCTTTTTTACTAGGTACAAGCGGGCTGGTAGTTTCCCAAATGCTGATTGGGTGTAACGGCAAGAACCAGACACAATTCAACGTGCAGCTATTAAAAGGTTCCATACCTGGTCACGTGGTTAATCAGTTTCGCAAAAGTTTACAGTCACAGGCGAGTTTAAAGTTTGTCCCCATTAATCAGATTCATGATTTATTTAAACAGTTACAAACTTGGCAACAACCAGAAGCTAATAAAGAAGGATGGAGACGTTTTCTTCCATTTACCCAAAGTCAAAAAGTCTCTAAATCTGACTTGGTGACATTGGGAGATTATTGGCTAAAAGCAGCGATTGAACAGAAACTGATTCAACCACTGGCAACAGAACAAATTAAACAATGGTCGGCTTTAAATCAAAAGTGGCAGCAACTAGTAAAACGGGATGATCAAGGTAATTTAAATCCCCAAGGCCAAGTTTGGGCTGCACCTTATCGCTGGGGTAATACAGTAATTATTTATAATCGGGAAAAGTTACAACAATTTGATTGGCAGCCACAAGATTGGGATGATTTATGGCGTAGTGAGTTGCGATCGCGCATTTCCTTACTCAATCACCCCAGAGAAGTAATTGGTTTGGTATTAAAGAAACTTGGAAAATCTTATAATACAGAAAATATTGCTCAAATTTCTTCCTTAGAAACAGAATTACAGACATTAAATCAACAAGTAAAATTTTATGATTCCACTACATACCTAGAACCGCTAATCACCGGAGATACTTGGTTAGCTGTGGGTTGGTCAAATGACGTTATACCTGTACTCACTCGTTATCCGAAACTTAGCGCAGTAATTCCCCAATCAGGAACAGCAATTTGGGCAGACTTATGGGTACAGCCCGCAGGGGTTAACAAAAACAATTTACTATCTGAATGGGTTAATTTTTGTTGGCAACCAAATATAGCCAAGCAAATTACTATATTGACTAAAACTAATACACCAATTGCCACAAATATTGCTGCTTCTGATATTTCAGAACCATTACAAAACCTGTTACTCATCAATCAAGAATTGTTGGATAAAAGCGAATTTTTACTACCATTATCAGCAGCAGCAACACAGAAGTATGATTCGTTGTTTAAGAAGATGAAAAATCTAGGCTAA
- a CDS encoding DNA-directed RNA polymerase subunit omega, whose protein sequence is MLKRSKFETTQSQIMHRSEDLISAASNRYRITVQVANRAKRRRYEDFENNEDSMMKPVLRAIIEMSDEMTQPEIIGEL, encoded by the coding sequence ATGCTTAAGCGTTCCAAGTTCGAGACAACCCAGTCTCAAATTATGCACCGTTCTGAGGATCTCATTAGCGCCGCATCAAATCGCTATCGGATTACAGTTCAAGTGGCTAATCGTGCCAAGCGTCGGCGTTACGAAGATTTTGAGAATAATGAGGATAGTATGATGAAACCTGTACTTAGAGCAATTATTGAGATGTCTGATGAAATGACTCAGCCAGAAATTATCGGGGAATTATAA
- a CDS encoding DUF1818 family protein, with protein MQKVIKSGTGWRIGWKPDAPEFKGLVGTDDWAVELTEVELNDFCRLLNQLADTMKHLATELMDEEKIACEAESDLLWMEVEGYPHSYSLRFILNTGRCIEGQWDADAVPGLLQATGILKVF; from the coding sequence ATGCAAAAAGTGATTAAAAGTGGAACTGGTTGGCGTATAGGGTGGAAACCAGACGCACCGGAATTTAAAGGTTTAGTAGGTACAGACGATTGGGCAGTTGAATTAACCGAAGTTGAATTAAACGACTTTTGCCGCTTATTAAATCAGCTGGCAGATACGATGAAGCATTTAGCCACAGAATTAATGGATGAAGAAAAAATCGCCTGTGAAGCCGAAAGCGATTTATTATGGATGGAGGTAGAAGGGTATCCTCACTCCTACAGTTTGCGCTTTATCCTCAATACAGGACGGTGTATAGAAGGACAATGGGATGCTGATGCAGTACCAGGATTGCTGCAAGCTACAGGAATACTGAAAGTTTTTTGA
- a CDS encoding 5-formyltetrahydrofolate cyclo-ligase encodes MGTREIRYIENCTLLKIDSQLNKTKLRRRLLKTRQSMTVQEWREKSDRISDQLQNSPLFNQATTILAYFSFRQEPDLSPLFTDSQRRWGFPRCVGKSLSWHLWQPDDVLQVGEYGITEPHPEAPTIDPTEVDLIIVPSVACDRQGYRLGYGGGYYDRLLSSPAWSKIPTMGVIFDFAYFSQLPFDNWDKPLQAIVSETHLFTCN; translated from the coding sequence ATGGGAACGAGAGAAATTCGTTATATTGAAAACTGCACATTGCTAAAAATTGATTCACAGCTAAACAAGACAAAACTGCGCCGCAGATTGCTGAAAACTCGTCAATCTATGACTGTTCAAGAGTGGAGAGAAAAGAGCGATCGCATTTCTGACCAACTCCAAAATTCGCCTTTATTTAACCAAGCAACTACCATTTTGGCCTATTTCAGTTTTCGTCAAGAACCTGATCTCAGTCCACTTTTTACCGACTCTCAACGTCGTTGGGGTTTTCCCCGTTGTGTTGGTAAGTCCCTATCATGGCACTTATGGCAACCTGATGATGTGCTTCAAGTTGGTGAATATGGCATTACTGAACCACACCCAGAAGCGCCAACTATAGACCCTACGGAAGTAGATTTAATTATTGTCCCCAGCGTAGCTTGCGATCGCCAAGGATACCGTTTAGGTTATGGTGGTGGATATTATGACCGTTTGTTGAGTTCTCCAGCTTGGTCTAAAATACCGACGATGGGAGTAATTTTTGACTTTGCCTATTTCTCTCAACTACCGTTTGATAATTGGGATAAACCGTTACAAGCAATAGTTAGTGAAACACATCTGTTTACTTGTAACTGA
- a CDS encoding GDP-L-fucose synthase family protein → MTALELKNKRIVVTGGSGFLGRQVIDQLCKAGADSEKITVTRSRDCDLRVWENCQRAVDQQDIVIHLAAHVGGIGLNREKPAELFYDNLMMGTQLIHAAYQAGLEKFVCVGTICAYPKFTPVPFKEEDLWNGYPEETNAPYGVAKKALLVQLQSYRQQYGFNGVYLLPVNLYGPEDNFNPSSSHVIPALIRKVHEAQVKGEKQLPVWGDGSPTREFLYSTDAARGIVMGTQFYNDSEPINLGTGYEISIRDLINLICELMEYEGEIVWETDKPNGQPRRCLDTEKAKEAFGFTAQVSFQEGLKNTIQWYRQNAA, encoded by the coding sequence ATGACTGCCTTAGAGCTAAAAAATAAACGGATTGTTGTCACTGGTGGTTCGGGTTTTCTAGGCCGTCAAGTAATAGATCAGCTGTGCAAAGCTGGGGCTGACAGTGAAAAAATTACAGTAACGCGATCGCGTGATTGTGATCTGCGAGTTTGGGAAAATTGCCAACGCGCAGTTGACCAACAGGATATTGTCATTCACTTAGCCGCCCATGTCGGCGGTATTGGTCTCAACCGCGAAAAACCCGCAGAGTTGTTCTACGATAACTTGATGATGGGAACCCAGCTAATTCATGCTGCCTATCAAGCGGGTTTAGAAAAATTCGTCTGTGTTGGGACTATCTGCGCTTATCCTAAATTTACCCCAGTTCCTTTTAAGGAAGAAGACCTTTGGAATGGCTATCCAGAAGAAACCAACGCCCCCTATGGAGTGGCAAAAAAAGCCCTTTTAGTGCAGTTGCAATCTTATCGTCAGCAGTACGGCTTTAATGGTGTTTACCTACTCCCGGTAAATTTATACGGTCCTGAAGATAATTTCAACCCCAGTAGTTCCCACGTTATTCCAGCCTTAATTCGCAAAGTTCACGAAGCCCAAGTTAAAGGAGAAAAGCAACTTCCTGTGTGGGGTGATGGTTCTCCTACCCGTGAGTTTCTGTATTCCACAGATGCTGCACGGGGTATTGTCATGGGTACTCAGTTCTACAACGACTCTGAGCCAATTAATTTGGGTACAGGTTATGAAATCTCGATCCGCGATTTGATTAATCTGATTTGTGAATTAATGGAATATGAGGGGGAAATTGTTTGGGAAACTGACAAACCCAACGGACAACCAAGACGTTGTCTAGATACCGAGAAAGCCAAGGAAGCTTTTGGTTTCACTGCTCAAGTCAGCTTCCAAGAAGGGCTGAAAAATACCATTCAATGGTATCGTCAAAACGCTGCATAA
- the gmd gene encoding GDP-mannose 4,6-dehydratase, producing MTEQKRALITGITGQDGSYLSEFLLEQGYEVHGIIRRTSTFNTDRIDHIYEDPHKDGVKLLLHYGDLTDGTTLRRILEEVKPTEIYNLGAQSHVRVSFDSPEYTVDAVGMGTLRLLEAIRDYQQRTGIQVRFYQAGSSEMYGLVQAVPQSETTPFYPRSPYACAKVYAHWQTVNYRESYNLFACNGILFNHESPRRGETFVTRKITRAVARIFAGKQKNIYMGNLDAKRDWGYAKDYVKAMWLMLQKDQPDDYVIATGETHSVREFLELAFGYVNLNWADYVQFDDRYLRPAEVDLLIGDPTKAQQKLGWKPSVTFPELVSLMMEADLQALGCTSPNGNGSLQPKDIATNRQELGALHF from the coding sequence ATGACAGAACAAAAACGAGCGTTGATTACTGGTATCACTGGTCAAGATGGTTCATATCTGAGTGAATTTTTGCTAGAACAAGGTTATGAAGTTCACGGGATTATTCGCCGTACCTCTACCTTTAACACAGATCGCATCGACCACATTTACGAAGATCCTCATAAAGATGGGGTCAAATTATTACTTCATTATGGTGACTTGACAGACGGTACTACACTGCGTCGGATCTTAGAAGAAGTCAAGCCTACAGAAATCTACAACTTAGGCGCTCAATCTCATGTCAGAGTCAGCTTTGATTCTCCAGAATATACTGTAGATGCAGTGGGCATGGGAACCTTACGGTTATTAGAAGCTATCCGCGACTACCAACAACGTACAGGGATTCAAGTCCGGTTCTACCAAGCAGGTTCTTCGGAAATGTATGGCCTCGTGCAAGCAGTTCCCCAAAGTGAAACAACACCCTTTTATCCCCGCAGTCCCTACGCTTGCGCTAAAGTCTATGCCCACTGGCAAACAGTGAATTATCGAGAATCTTATAACTTGTTTGCTTGCAATGGCATTCTTTTCAACCACGAATCACCCCGTCGAGGTGAAACCTTTGTCACCCGTAAGATCACTAGAGCAGTAGCCCGCATTTTTGCTGGAAAACAGAAAAATATATATATGGGCAATTTGGATGCCAAGCGGGACTGGGGTTACGCCAAAGATTACGTAAAAGCTATGTGGTTGATGTTGCAGAAAGACCAGCCAGATGATTACGTCATTGCTACGGGTGAAACTCACTCGGTGCGCGAATTTCTCGAATTAGCTTTTGGCTATGTGAATCTCAACTGGGCAGATTATGTGCAGTTTGATGATCGTTATCTGCGCCCTGCTGAGGTAGATTTGTTGATTGGTGATCCTACCAAGGCACAGCAAAAGTTAGGTTGGAAGCCTTCTGTAACCTTTCCAGAACTTGTATCCTTGATGATGGAAGCTGACTTGCAAGCATTGGGTTGCACTTCCCCTAATGGGAATGGTTCACTACAACCCAAAGATATTGCTACTAACCGTCAGGAACTAGGCGCTCTCCATTTTTGA